From Vagococcus jeotgali, one genomic window encodes:
- a CDS encoding transposase — protein sequence MSNELPKEFKAKFKTFQTFRQGVTNALNYSYSNGFLEGINNRIKAIKRIAYG from the coding sequence ATCTCTAATGAGCTTCCTAAGGAATTTAAAGCCAAATTCAAAACATTCCAAACCTTCAGGCAAGGTGTTACCAATGCTTTAAATTATTCTTATTCAAATGGTTTTTTAGAAGGAATTAACAACCGAATCAAAGCTATCAAACGAATAGCCTATGGTTAA
- a CDS encoding alpha/beta fold hydrolase, with amino-acid sequence MTYEFNILSTDGQTPLRGIIWKTNSKEKPKAILQIVHGMAEHIERYNPTANILNENHIMVIGHDHLGHGQSLHSSHPIQGYFGKGHHTPGLLIEDTYQITKYIQEHYPGIPIFIMGHSMGSFVLRNYLKKYSHHVAGSILMGTSARREEASIVHTITKGLNKLSPKITNPAIDKLLFGSFNQRIKNPKSNFSWLSKNQENVVRYEEDTNCGFIFTNNGFFTLISLMDRATQKNWYQTIRRDLPVLIISGEKDPVGSYGKGPRKTALELTDHGFSDITLQLYYDLRHEILNEVEYKEIVLDIYDWMTHHLNK; translated from the coding sequence ATGACATATGAATTTAATATTCTATCTACAGATGGACAAACACCTTTAAGAGGTATTATTTGGAAAACTAATTCTAAAGAGAAACCAAAAGCAATTTTACAAATCGTACATGGTATGGCTGAACACATAGAAAGATATAATCCAACTGCTAACATTTTAAACGAAAATCACATTATGGTTATTGGTCACGATCATCTAGGACACGGTCAGTCTCTACACTCATCACACCCTATTCAAGGTTATTTTGGAAAAGGACACCATACTCCAGGACTATTAATTGAAGATACTTATCAAATAACAAAGTATATACAAGAACACTATCCAGGAATACCGATCTTTATTATGGGACACAGCATGGGCTCTTTCGTTCTTAGAAATTATCTAAAGAAATACTCTCATCATGTAGCAGGTAGTATTTTAATGGGAACTTCTGCTAGACGTGAAGAAGCATCTATTGTTCATACGATTACCAAAGGATTGAATAAATTAAGTCCTAAAATTACCAATCCTGCTATCGATAAATTATTATTTGGATCGTTCAACCAAAGAATTAAAAATCCTAAATCAAATTTTTCTTGGCTATCTAAAAATCAAGAGAATGTAGTGCGATATGAAGAAGATACTAATTGCGGCTTTATCTTCACTAATAATGGTTTTTTTACTCTAATCAGTTTAATGGACCGTGCCACTCAAAAAAATTGGTATCAAACTATTAGACGTGATTTACCTGTACTTATTATCAGCGGTGAAAAAGATCCTGTCGGTAGTTACGGTAAAGGCCCTAGAAAAACAGCTTTAGAATTAACTGATCATGGATTTTCTGATATCACACTCCAACTATATTACGATTTAAGGCACGAAATTTTAAATGAAGTAGAATATAAAGAAATCGTATTAGATATTTATGATTGGATGACACATCATCTTAATAAATAA
- a CDS encoding ISL3 family transposase yields MDNHTRKLLNLTDKSIIFEKDWLTEATIRGRRSNIIRGRLTSPDRICPSCHQNTCVKNGTYTTKTQLPEFNRVTTYLELKRERYLCKECHTTFSADTALVDDYCHISKTLKYQIALDLKEDRSRKEIARFHHVSDNTVQRVLYDFTNHCLTNFQHLPKVLCVDEFKSTKSCQSGMSFICADAESKKIIDILPDRRLFSLIKYFLKYSRKERLKVKFLVMDMNANYGGLLKTIFPHAEIVTDRFHIIQHINRSFNQLRIKEMNQLKRYDNEEAKQYRRIKKYWKLFLKDSSQLSATTYSNYPLFNKSMTQVGVIEELLSYNSTIKIAYDYIQELKYA; encoded by the coding sequence ATGGATAATCATACTAGAAAATTACTTAATTTAACAGACAAATCTATTATTTTTGAAAAAGATTGGTTAACTGAGGCTACTATTAGAGGTAGACGCTCAAATATAATAAGGGGAAGACTAACGTCTCCAGACAGAATATGCCCCTCTTGTCATCAGAATACGTGTGTTAAAAATGGTACTTATACTACTAAAACACAACTACCGGAGTTTAATAGGGTCACAACTTATTTAGAACTTAAAAGAGAACGATATCTATGTAAAGAATGCCATACAACATTCAGTGCTGATACTGCGTTAGTCGATGACTATTGTCATATATCGAAAACATTAAAGTATCAAATCGCCTTAGATTTGAAAGAAGATCGTTCAAGAAAAGAGATTGCTAGATTTCATCATGTTTCTGATAACACGGTACAACGTGTTTTATACGACTTTACCAACCACTGTCTAACCAACTTTCAACATCTACCAAAAGTACTATGTGTCGATGAATTTAAATCAACTAAGTCATGTCAATCTGGTATGAGCTTTATTTGTGCTGATGCTGAAAGTAAAAAGATTATTGATATTTTACCAGATAGACGCCTCTTCTCTCTTATTAAGTACTTCCTGAAATACTCCAGAAAAGAGCGGTTAAAAGTGAAGTTTCTCGTCATGGATATGAATGCCAACTACGGTGGCCTTCTTAAAACTATATTTCCACATGCAGAGATTGTGACAGATAGATTCCATATCATTCAGCATATCAATCGTTCTTTTAATCAACTAAGAATAAAAGAAATGAATCAATTAAAACGTTATGATAATGAAGAAGCAAAACAATACCGGAGAATAAAAAAATATTGGAAACTATTTTTAAAAGACTCTAGTCAATTAAGTGCCACTACATATAGTAATTATCCTCTTTTCAATAAAAGTATGACACAAGTTGGTGTCATTGAAGAACTTCTTTCCTATAACTCAACTATAAAAATCGCATATGATTATATACAAGAGTTAAAATATGCTTAG
- a CDS encoding YigZ family protein, which produces MIIKKSTFICHLYRIESEEEAKDIIQQIKKEHWKASHNCSAYVLGSNQSIQRSSDDGEPSGTAGVPMLDILKVRDLKNVLAVVTRYFGGTKLGAGGLIRAYSGVVADAINHVGLVEGRLQSAIHVICDYAAHGKIDYFLENQTQYTLKETIYTHEVELIIMVDEKDVSDFKKDITNLLSGQVKIKTGEKEYVEIPVS; this is translated from the coding sequence ATGATTATAAAAAAATCAACTTTCATTTGCCATTTATATCGCATCGAATCAGAAGAAGAGGCTAAAGATATTATTCAGCAAATAAAAAAAGAACACTGGAAAGCTAGTCACAACTGCTCAGCTTACGTTTTAGGAAGTAATCAGTCTATTCAACGTTCTAGCGATGACGGTGAACCTAGTGGCACAGCAGGTGTACCTATGTTAGACATTTTAAAAGTTAGAGATTTAAAAAATGTACTAGCTGTTGTGACACGCTACTTTGGAGGAACTAAGCTGGGTGCTGGTGGTCTTATTCGTGCTTATAGCGGTGTGGTCGCTGATGCTATTAATCACGTTGGTCTTGTTGAGGGGCGTTTGCAATCGGCCATACATGTTATTTGTGATTACGCAGCCCATGGAAAAATTGACTATTTTTTAGAAAATCAGACACAATATACATTAAAAGAAACCATTTATACTCATGAAGTAGAACTCATTATTATGGTCGATGAAAAAGATGTTTCTGATTTTAAAAAAGATATCACTAACTTACTAAGCGGACAAGTTAAAATCAAAACAGGTGAAAAAGAATATGTTGAAATACCCGTCTCATAA
- the atpD gene encoding F0F1 ATP synthase subunit beta: MKVGKIAQVIGPVVDVVFPLDQSLPDINDALIVYKPGTKEKIVLETTLEIGDGTVRTISMESTDGLQRGMEVLNTGAPISVPVGPETLGRVFNVLGDPIDLGKPLDDSIQRDNIHQKAPAFDELSSSTEILETGIKVIDLLAPYLKGGKVGLFGGAGVGKTVLIQELINNIAQELGGLSVFAGVGERTREGNDLYFEMKDSGVIEKTAMVFGQMNEPPGARMRVALTGLTMAEYFRDQEKQDVLLFIDNIFRFTQAGSEVSALLGRMPSAVGYQPTLATEMGQLQERITSTKSGSITSIQAIYVPADDYTDPAPATAFAHLDATTNLERRLTEQGIYPAVDPLASSSSALEPTIVGEEHYKVATEVQRLLQRYKELQDIIAILGMDELSEEEKIVVGRARRVQFFLSQNFHVAEQFTGQPGSYVPLKETVKGFREILDGKYDDLPEDAFRMVGRIEEVIEKAQKLEQ, encoded by the coding sequence ATGAAAGTAGGGAAAATAGCCCAAGTCATTGGTCCCGTTGTGGACGTCGTCTTTCCATTAGATCAATCATTACCAGATATTAATGATGCACTTATTGTATATAAACCTGGTACAAAAGAGAAAATTGTTTTAGAGACAACTCTTGAAATTGGTGATGGAACAGTTCGTACGATTTCAATGGAATCGACAGATGGATTACAAAGAGGGATGGAAGTATTAAATACTGGGGCTCCAATTAGTGTGCCAGTAGGTCCAGAAACTTTAGGTCGTGTATTCAATGTATTGGGAGATCCTATTGATTTAGGTAAACCGTTGGATGATTCAATCCAAAGAGATAATATTCACCAAAAAGCACCCGCTTTTGATGAGCTAAGCTCAAGTACAGAGATTTTAGAGACAGGTATTAAAGTTATTGATCTTCTGGCCCCTTATTTAAAAGGTGGTAAAGTTGGGTTGTTTGGTGGTGCCGGTGTTGGTAAAACCGTTCTAATTCAAGAATTAATTAATAATATAGCTCAAGAGTTAGGTGGATTATCAGTATTTGCTGGTGTTGGTGAGCGTACTCGTGAAGGAAATGACTTGTACTTTGAAATGAAAGACTCAGGGGTTATTGAAAAAACTGCCATGGTCTTTGGTCAAATGAATGAGCCACCTGGAGCTCGTATGCGTGTTGCTTTAACTGGTTTAACAATGGCTGAGTATTTCCGTGATCAAGAAAAACAAGATGTACTATTGTTTATCGATAACATCTTTAGGTTTACTCAAGCTGGATCTGAGGTATCAGCTCTTCTAGGACGTATGCCTTCTGCTGTTGGTTATCAACCAACACTCGCAACAGAGATGGGACAATTACAAGAGCGTATCACGTCAACAAAATCTGGATCAATTACATCAATCCAAGCGATTTATGTACCAGCCGATGATTATACAGATCCGGCTCCAGCAACAGCTTTTGCCCATTTGGATGCAACAACTAACTTAGAGCGTCGTTTGACTGAGCAGGGTATCTATCCTGCCGTTGATCCACTAGCGTCATCTTCAAGTGCTTTAGAGCCAACTATTGTAGGGGAAGAGCATTATAAGGTAGCCACAGAGGTTCAACGTTTATTACAACGCTACAAAGAATTACAGGATATTATCGCTATTTTAGGTATGGATGAATTAAGTGAAGAAGAAAAAATCGTCGTAGGTCGTGCTAGACGTGTTCAATTTTTCTTATCACAAAACTTCCACGTTGCTGAACAATTTACAGGTCAACCAGGTAGTTACGTACCGTTAAAAGAAACTGTTAAAGGTTTTAGAGAGATATTAGATGGTAAATATGATGATTTACCAGAAGATGCTTTTCGTATGGTAGGACGAATTGAAGAAGTGATTGAAAAAGCTCAGAAATTAGAGCAGTAG
- a CDS encoding F0F1 ATP synthase subunit gamma gives MSGSLIDIKKRIASTKKTSQITSAMQMVAASKLAKSEQSSRRFQEYATKVRSITTHLASSQLTAIDNADYSSFEDDMQMYHQLLIAREVKTIGYIVITSDKGLAGGYNSSVLKNMLDILAKDKENDSNVVLMAIGRTGADFFKQRDYPVAYELRGLSDQPSYDEVRKIVNAALQMYNTEVFDELYVCYNHHINTLASSFRAEKMLPIVDLDAKEAETFEQDYILEPSEDAILNTLLPLYAESLIYGAALDSKTAEHAARMTAMKNATENAANIIDDLTISYNRARQAAITEEIIEIVSGAAALE, from the coding sequence ATGAGCGGTTCACTTATAGATATTAAAAAGAGAATAGCTTCGACTAAAAAGACTAGTCAAATTACAAGCGCTATGCAAATGGTTGCTGCTTCTAAATTGGCGAAATCTGAACAATCATCAAGACGCTTTCAAGAGTATGCAACTAAAGTGAGAAGTATCACAACCCATTTAGCTTCATCGCAATTAACAGCTATCGATAATGCTGACTATTCAAGCTTTGAAGATGACATGCAAATGTATCATCAGCTTTTAATTGCTCGTGAAGTGAAAACAATTGGTTATATTGTGATTACTTCTGATAAAGGTTTAGCTGGAGGATATAACAGCTCTGTCTTAAAAAACATGCTAGATATTCTCGCTAAGGATAAAGAAAACGATAGTAATGTCGTATTAATGGCTATTGGTCGAACTGGAGCAGATTTTTTTAAACAACGGGATTACCCTGTTGCTTATGAATTAAGAGGTTTAAGTGATCAACCTTCCTATGATGAGGTAAGAAAGATAGTTAATGCTGCACTTCAAATGTATAACACAGAGGTTTTTGATGAATTATACGTGTGTTATAACCATCATATCAATACATTAGCATCGTCATTTCGTGCTGAAAAAATGTTGCCGATTGTGGATTTAGATGCTAAAGAAGCAGAGACTTTTGAGCAGGATTATATTTTAGAACCATCAGAAGATGCCATTTTAAACACATTATTACCTCTTTATGCTGAGAGCTTGATATACGGAGCAGCTTTAGATTCTAAAACTGCTGAACATGCAGCTCGCATGACAGCTATGAAGAATGCAACTGAAAATGCGGCAAATATTATTGATGATTTAACGATTTCATATAATAGAGCACGCCAAGCTGCCATTACTGAAGAGATCATTGAGATTGTCAGCGGTGCAGCAGCATTAGAATAG
- a CDS encoding DNA-directed RNA polymerase subunit beta, with amino-acid sequence MNPITKKVLSQLFLVILVVLVLLALFFAGLFVGYVYFGKGSSNEVFNQETWQHIIEFVK; translated from the coding sequence ATGAATCCAATAACCAAAAAAGTATTATCTCAATTATTTTTAGTTATATTGGTTGTGCTTGTCTTGCTTGCTTTGTTTTTTGCAGGGCTCTTTGTAGGCTACGTGTATTTTGGTAAAGGTAGTTCCAATGAGGTCTTTAATCAAGAAACATGGCAACATATTATTGAATTTGTAAAATAA
- a CDS encoding GntR family transcriptional regulator, translating into MTSKLPVYIKIHDQIKKEIEDGIWKVGDRLPSERELSETFGVSRMTLRQAIQTLAEEGILERKIGSGTYVARQKVKETMTGTTSFSDIVRSQGSQPSSQTIAYFITSPSSSEMEKLELTKDKKILKMERIRYADDVPICFEVASIPYDMVKGFTKDEITTSLYQTLENNGHRMIGKSSQSISALSASETIAHYLDLKKGDAVLRLRQVSYLQDKTPFEYVRSQYAGERFEFYLEK; encoded by the coding sequence ATGACTTCAAAGTTACCTGTATATATAAAGATACATGATCAGATAAAAAAAGAAATTGAGGATGGTATATGGAAAGTCGGCGATAGATTGCCATCTGAAAGAGAGTTATCAGAGACATTTGGTGTGAGCCGAATGACTCTGAGACAAGCAATACAAACTTTAGCTGAGGAGGGGATATTGGAGAGAAAAATAGGTTCTGGGACATATGTTGCTAGACAAAAAGTAAAAGAGACGATGACAGGAACAACAAGTTTTTCTGATATTGTCCGCTCTCAAGGAAGTCAGCCCTCAAGTCAAACAATAGCATATTTCATTACATCCCCTAGCTCAAGTGAAATGGAGAAGTTAGAGCTTACTAAGGACAAAAAAATTTTAAAGATGGAGCGAATTCGCTATGCTGATGATGTACCTATTTGCTTTGAGGTAGCAAGCATACCTTATGATATGGTTAAAGGGTTTACTAAAGATGAAATAACAACGTCTTTATATCAAACTTTAGAAAATAACGGTCATAGAATGATTGGTAAATCTTCTCAGAGTATTTCAGCTCTTAGTGCTTCAGAGACCATTGCACATTATTTGGATCTGAAAAAAGGTGATGCTGTATTAAGGTTGAGACAGGTTTCTTATCTACAGGATAAAACACCGTTTGAATATGTTCGAAGTCAGTATGCTGGTGAGAGGTTTGAATTTTATTTAGAAAAATAA
- the yidD gene encoding membrane protein insertion efficiency factor YidD, with the protein MLKKIFILPVRFYQKFISPLLPKSCRYHPTCSQYTVDAINYHGAIKGSIMGLGRILRCHPFVKGGIDYVPSKFSLRKNPDETYRGPYNKQK; encoded by the coding sequence ATGTTAAAAAAAATATTTATATTGCCCGTTCGTTTTTATCAAAAATTTATCTCACCCTTGCTTCCTAAAAGTTGTCGTTATCATCCGACCTGTTCACAATACACAGTTGATGCCATTAATTACCACGGGGCAATTAAAGGGTCAATTATGGGATTAGGTCGTATTTTACGTTGTCACCCATTTGTGAAAGGTGGTATAGATTATGTACCATCTAAATTTTCTTTAAGAAAAAATCCAGATGAAACTTATCGTGGTCCTTATAATAAACAAAAATAA
- the murA gene encoding UDP-N-acetylglucosamine 1-carboxyvinyltransferase — MEYIVVRGGKSLEGTVKVEGAKNAVLPILAGALLADGGQTTITNAPILSDVFAMNQVIKHLNTDVEFDEKTNTVSIDATKELETEAPFEYVSKMRASIVVMGPLLARTGRAKVAMPGGCAIGTRPIDLHLKGFQALGAKITQTNGYIEAVADELKGARIYLDFPSVGATQNIMMAAVKAKGITVIENVAREPEIVDLAMYLNKMGAKISGAGTETIRIEGVDSLCGTTHSVVQDRIEAGTFMVAAAATGGNVLVKDAIVEHNSPLISKLIEMGVKVTEEADGVRVIGPNVLRATDVKTLPHPGFPTDMQAQMSVLMVLATGDSILTETLFENRFQHLDELQRMGAKYRISNNVAYISGVPQLQGAQVGATDLRAAAALIIAGMVADSVTKVTKLEHLDRGYYKFHEKLAGLGADIDRIDSSDIAIEEFEWSL, encoded by the coding sequence ATGGAATATATTGTAGTTCGTGGTGGTAAAAGTTTAGAAGGTACTGTTAAAGTGGAAGGTGCAAAAAATGCTGTACTACCTATTCTAGCAGGTGCTCTATTAGCGGATGGAGGACAAACAACAATAACAAATGCCCCAATATTATCAGATGTATTTGCGATGAACCAAGTTATTAAGCATTTAAATACAGATGTAGAATTTGATGAAAAAACAAATACTGTATCTATTGACGCTACAAAAGAATTAGAAACAGAGGCTCCTTTTGAATACGTTAGTAAAATGCGTGCCTCAATTGTTGTTATGGGCCCACTTTTAGCTCGTACTGGTCGTGCTAAAGTTGCTATGCCTGGAGGCTGTGCGATTGGAACAAGACCGATTGATTTACATTTAAAAGGATTTCAGGCTCTAGGAGCTAAGATCACCCAAACAAATGGTTATATTGAAGCTGTTGCTGATGAGTTAAAGGGTGCTAGAATTTACCTAGATTTCCCAAGTGTTGGTGCAACACAAAATATCATGATGGCAGCTGTTAAAGCAAAAGGTATAACTGTCATTGAGAACGTGGCTAGAGAACCTGAAATTGTTGATTTAGCTATGTACTTAAACAAAATGGGTGCAAAAATCAGTGGAGCTGGAACGGAAACCATTAGAATTGAAGGTGTGGATAGTTTATGTGGGACAACGCACAGTGTTGTACAAGATAGAATTGAAGCTGGAACATTCATGGTTGCTGCAGCAGCTACCGGTGGGAATGTATTAGTGAAAGATGCGATTGTGGAGCATAACAGTCCGTTGATTTCTAAATTGATTGAAATGGGTGTTAAAGTAACAGAAGAAGCTGACGGTGTCAGAGTTATTGGCCCAAATGTTTTACGAGCAACTGATGTGAAGACTCTACCTCATCCAGGATTCCCAACTGATATGCAAGCTCAAATGAGTGTCTTAATGGTATTAGCTACTGGAGATAGTATTTTGACTGAAACATTATTTGAAAATAGATTTCAACATTTAGATGAATTGCAACGTATGGGTGCTAAGTATCGTATTTCAAACAACGTTGCCTATATCAGTGGTGTTCCACAGTTGCAAGGAGCACAAGTAGGAGCAACTGATCTACGAGCTGCAGCAGCGTTAATTATTGCAGGGATGGTTGCCGATTCTGTTACTAAAGTGACGAAATTAGAGCATCTAGATCGTGGTTACTATAAATTCCATGAAAAACTAGCTGGATTAGGTGCTGATATTGATCGTATTGATTCTTCGGATATTGCTATTGAAGAATTTGAGTGGTCACTGTAA
- a CDS encoding DUF2969 family protein, which produces MKKNKPVEVTIKDLGTHHELSIGKKMIGKVTELSENKYQAEHSHGILGIFKDQDSAHEEILRHWNLHN; this is translated from the coding sequence ATGAAAAAGAATAAACCCGTTGAAGTAACGATTAAAGATTTAGGTACTCATCATGAATTATCAATTGGTAAAAAAATGATTGGTAAAGTGACTGAATTATCTGAAAATAAATATCAAGCAGAACATTCACACGGTATTTTAGGTATTTTTAAAGATCAAGATAGTGCTCATGAAGAGATACTTCGTCATTGGAATTTACACAATTAA
- a CDS encoding F0F1 ATP synthase subunit epsilon, whose protein sequence is MSTFLVNIVTPNGIVYDQDAIFLVANTEAGSLGILPKHAPLIAPLKIDAVRIDLEGDKKDWVAVNGGIIEVRDNVVSILANSAEKEGDIDVSRAKEAKERAEGKIARAKEEHDETIDMDRAKVALYRAINRLNVADKER, encoded by the coding sequence ATGAGTACCTTTTTAGTGAATATCGTAACCCCAAATGGGATTGTTTATGATCAAGATGCTATTTTCTTAGTGGCTAATACTGAAGCAGGCTCCCTTGGTATTTTACCAAAACATGCTCCTTTAATCGCTCCTTTAAAAATTGATGCTGTTCGTATTGATTTAGAAGGAGATAAGAAAGATTGGGTAGCTGTAAATGGTGGAATAATCGAAGTACGAGACAATGTCGTGTCAATTTTAGCTAATAGTGCTGAAAAAGAAGGCGATATTGATGTATCAAGAGCTAAAGAAGCTAAGGAACGTGCTGAAGGTAAAATTGCTAGAGCTAAGGAAGAGCATGATGAAACAATCGATATGGACCGTGCAAAGGTTGCTTTGTACCGTGCTATTAATCGATTAAATGTAGCTGATAAAGAAAGGTAA
- a CDS encoding DUF1146 family protein, translating into MSVYGIDTFVRIFSHLAFIYFAFWSLQSLRLDVIFKKGVQYDKQIRIFYALVAIAVGYNVSNFFLEIIFLIRNYAEGLII; encoded by the coding sequence ATGTCAGTTTATGGAATAGATACGTTTGTTAGAATTTTTAGTCATTTAGCTTTTATATATTTCGCATTTTGGAGCTTACAGTCCCTTCGTTTGGATGTTATTTTTAAAAAAGGGGTACAGTATGATAAACAGATTAGAATTTTTTATGCTCTAGTTGCTATTGCTGTAGGGTATAACGTGAGTAATTTCTTTTTAGAAATTATATTTTTAATACGAAATTATGCAGAAGGACTTATTATCTAA
- the atpA gene encoding F0F1 ATP synthase subunit alpha, translated as MSIKAEDISSHIKQQLAKYEESLTVDEVGTVTYVGDGIARADGLENAMAGELLEFDNGVYGMAQNLERDNVGIVILGEFEHIREGDKVKRTQRIMEVPVGEALIGRVVNPLGEPIDGMGPIDTNKTRPIEAQAPGVMARKSVDEPLQTGLKAIDALVPIGRGQRELIIGDRKTGKTSIAIDTIINQKDQGTICIYVAIGQKESTVKNQVEILKQHDAMDYTIIVTAGASQPAPLLYLAAYTGATMGEEFMYNGKHVLVVYDDLSKQAAAYRELSLLLRRPPGREAFPGDVFYLHSRLLERSAKLSDKLGGGSMTALPIVETQAGDISAYIPTNVISITDGQIFLESDLFHSGVRPAVAAGLSVSRVGGSAQIKAMKKVAGTLRLDLASYRELEAFTQFGSDLDAVTQAKLNRGKRTVEVLKQKVHEPLAVEKQVLILYALTHGFLDGIPVDEITRFESELFEYVGNNYPAIYDTIRTTKALPNEADLDKAIKEFTEIFNFNEFSVVDEIKQS; from the coding sequence ATGAGTATTAAAGCGGAAGATATTAGTTCGCATATAAAACAACAACTTGCTAAGTACGAAGAATCATTGACCGTTGATGAAGTCGGAACAGTAACATATGTTGGTGATGGAATTGCTCGTGCTGATGGATTAGAAAATGCCATGGCTGGAGAGCTTTTAGAATTTGATAACGGTGTTTACGGTATGGCACAAAACTTAGAAAGAGATAATGTTGGTATTGTTATCTTAGGTGAGTTTGAACATATTCGTGAAGGTGACAAAGTAAAACGAACACAACGTATTATGGAAGTTCCAGTTGGTGAAGCATTGATAGGTCGTGTGGTTAATCCACTTGGTGAACCAATTGATGGCATGGGTCCAATTGATACAAATAAAACACGTCCAATTGAAGCACAAGCTCCTGGTGTTATGGCTCGTAAGTCAGTAGATGAGCCCTTGCAAACAGGGTTAAAAGCTATTGATGCTTTAGTACCGATAGGTCGTGGTCAGCGTGAGTTGATCATTGGTGACCGTAAGACAGGAAAAACATCAATTGCTATTGATACAATTATTAATCAAAAAGATCAAGGTACTATTTGTATTTATGTAGCAATTGGTCAAAAAGAATCAACAGTAAAAAATCAAGTTGAGATTTTAAAACAGCATGATGCAATGGATTATACAATTATTGTAACAGCTGGTGCTAGTCAACCAGCACCCCTACTTTATTTAGCAGCTTACACAGGTGCAACGATGGGTGAGGAATTTATGTATAACGGTAAACACGTGTTAGTTGTTTATGATGATTTATCAAAACAAGCAGCTGCGTACCGTGAGCTATCTTTACTACTTCGTCGTCCTCCAGGTCGTGAGGCTTTCCCTGGAGATGTGTTTTATTTACACTCTCGTCTTTTAGAGCGTTCTGCAAAACTTAGTGATAAACTTGGTGGTGGATCAATGACAGCTTTACCGATTGTCGAGACGCAAGCAGGAGATATTTCTGCTTACATCCCAACAAACGTGATTTCAATCACAGATGGTCAAATTTTCTTAGAGAGTGATCTATTCCACTCGGGTGTTCGTCCAGCTGTTGCTGCTGGGTTATCGGTATCTCGTGTTGGTGGGTCTGCTCAAATTAAAGCTATGAAAAAAGTAGCTGGGACGCTTCGTTTAGATTTAGCTAGTTACAGAGAGCTAGAGGCTTTTACTCAGTTTGGTTCTGACTTAGATGCAGTAACTCAAGCTAAGTTAAATCGTGGTAAACGTACCGTAGAAGTATTGAAACAAAAAGTTCATGAGCCATTAGCTGTGGAAAAACAAGTGTTAATTTTATATGCGTTAACTCATGGCTTTTTAGATGGTATTCCAGTAGATGAGATTACGCGTTTTGAAAGTGAATTATTTGAATATGTTGGCAACAACTATCCAGCAATTTATGACACTATTCGTACAACAAAAGCTTTACCTAATGAAGCTGATTTAGATAAAGCGATTAAAGAGTTTACAGAGATTTTTAATTTTAATGAGTTTTCAGTTGTAGACGAAATCAAACAATCTTAA